A stretch of the Nicotiana tabacum cultivar K326 chromosome 6, ASM71507v2, whole genome shotgun sequence genome encodes the following:
- the LOC107825924 gene encoding cucumber peeling cupredoxin-like, which produces MDIMLCMIVFVALAVTSLVQDSTAQTVHVVGDNIGWTIPNNGAAAYTNWAAGKTFRIGDTLVFNFMTDSHDVLQVPKTSFDGCNSQNAIGNPIMGGPANVTLDSAGDHYYICTFGRHCQNGQKLAITVSSTGTPGANPPTRSSPITPVVPSPSSPNQPEACAPTPAAAGPSSSTPGGSAPPSPSSSSIVLASFLLSLSSIALATFL; this is translated from the exons ATGGACATAATGTTGTGCATGATTGTCTTTGTTGCTTTAGCCGTCACAAGTTTGGTGCAAGACTCAACAGCCCAAACGGTGCATGTGGTTGGGGACAACATAGGTTGGACTATACCGAACAATGGCGCGGCTGCTTACACAAATTGGGCTGCTGGAAAAACCTTCAGGATTGGTGACACTCTAG tttTCAATTTTATGACCGACTCACATGACGTGCTGCAAGTACCAAAAACTTCATTCGATGGGTGCAATTCACAAAATGCCATAGGCAATCCCATAATGGGAGGACCAGCGAATGTGACTCTTGACTCTGCTGGAGATCACTATTACATTTGCACTTTTGGCCGGCATTGCCAAAATGGCCAAAAGTTGGCTATTACAGTTTCCAGCACTGGTACTCCAGGGGCTAACCCGCCTACACGGAGCAGTCCTATCACTCCAGTCGTGCCTTCACCATCCTCTCCCAACCAACCGGAAGCGTGTGCACCTACACCAGCTGCTGCTGGACCGTCAAGTTCTACTCCTGGTGGTAGTGCTCCTCCTTCTCCTTCGTCCTCATCAATCGTATTGGCCAGTTTTCTGCTCAGTCTATCCTCGATTGCCTTGGCTACTTTTCTTTAA
- the LOC107825921 gene encoding uncharacterized protein LOC107825921: MMASNMDKGEVLPLELPAPSSWKKLVMPKRGGKVKKNEVVFVAPTGEEIRNRKQLVQYLKTHDGNPGVSEFDWSTIENRRRSARISEKVKAMPPTAVVEPTKKRRRTTSATKKDEEMEVSNVEKENLDKKEMEFSREEEENVVEADMEEEEKDEIGAKKEDTENKKEEEMPDRDASEKKIEASNDTEVDNGDKMAGNGSEETIAIDAELHNNSTDKDNFEGVVADAVFGKANAAEAELEVEEKHGSGEKLEIQIDEDSSAGDVNRDIPDKVTPERSVAGDETDNIQEPGLVGKANDSYANFGEYRSLEQEKEKNRTSLMMDNGEINQPGPAHTPQHQPGAPISC, translated from the exons ATGATGGCAAGTAATATGGATAAGGGTGAAGTTTTGCCTTTGGAGCTTCCTGCACCTTCTTCTTGGAAGAAACTG GTCATGCCGAAGAGAGGGGGTAAAGTAAAGAAGAATGAGGTTGTATTTGTTGCTCCAACTGGAGAGGAGATCAGGAACCGCAAACAGTTGGTGCAGTACCTGAAAACGCACGATGGAAATCCTGGTGTATCAGAATTTGATTGGAGTACCATTGAGAATCGAAGGAGATCAGCGCGGATCAGTGAGAAGGTTAAGGCAATGCCTCCTACGGCAGTGGTTGAGCCGACAAAGAAAAGACGTCGAACAACATCAGCTACCAAAAAAGATGAGGAAATGGAAGTATCAAATGTAGAGAAGGAAAACTTGGACAAGAAAGAGATGGAATTTTccagagaagaagaggaaaatgtaGTAGAAGCTGATATGGAGGAAGAGGAGAAGGACGAGATAGGGGCTAAGAAAGAAGACACAGAGaacaaaaaagaagaggaaatgcctgatagagatgcttcagagaagaaaattgaggccaGCAATGACACTGAGGTTGACAATGGAGATAAAATGGCAGGAAATGGCTCAGAGGAAACCATTGCCATTGATGCCGAGCTACATAACAATTCCACGGACAAGGATAATTTTGAGGGAGTGGTAGCAGATGCAGTCTTTGGAAAAGCAAATGCTGCTGAAGCTGAACTAGAAGTCGAGGAGAAACATGGATCTGGAGAAAAGCTAGAGATTCAAATTGATGAAGATAGTAGTGCAGGTGACGTGAACCGAGATATTCCAGATAAGGTCACACCAGAAAGAAGTGTTGCAGGAGACGAAACTGACAATATCCAGGAACCTGGATTAGTTGGGAAAGCTAATGATTCCTACGCGAACTTTGGAGAGTACAGGTCGCTGGaacaagagaaagaaaagaatagaaCAAGTTTGATGATGGATAATGGCGAGATCAACCAACCAGGGCCAGCACACACCCCGCAACATCAACCAGGTGCACCTATTAGTTGCTAA
- the LOC107825922 gene encoding uncharacterized protein LOC107825922: protein MLLRSSSSPLLNSWVPISCGSSPESDKMLPIQTPQLIRTGSHSMSTSFGHDESPTKHSSSRCMRESDLRDPAVLPKKNKNGSKKPKPAKLKEREVGSTEVRRLLSNSGLGKAEEETSAAAVEEKGRVLQSLVAGGAGGGGGGRVCGGGGSGGSRDGDGPDSQDSNSWHGHESTEAYYQKMIEANPGNGLLLANYARFLKEVKGDLEKAEEYCGRAILANPNDGNVLSLYADLIWQTQNDAGRAHTYFDQAVKSDPDDCYVLASYARFLWDAEEEDENEEEEVSEGSRQFEIQNGNSAATQNYFGAPSHRPPLTAAS from the exons ATGCTATTAAGAAGTTCATCAAGTCCTTTATTGAATTCATGGGTACCAATCTCGTGCGGGTCGTCGCCGGAATCAGACAAGATGCTACCAATACAGACGCCGCAATTGATTAGGACTGGATCTCATTCTATGTCTACGTCGTTTGGTCATGATGAATCTCCGACCAAACATTCATCCAGCCGGTGCATGCGCGAATCGGACCTCCGAGATCCAGCTGTACTTCCAAAGAAGAACAAAAACGGGTCAAAGAAGCCGAAGCCGGCGAAGCTAAAAGAGAGAGAAGTGGGTTCGACAGAGGTGAGGAGATTGTTGTCGAATTCCGGATTGGGAAAGGCGGAGGAGGAGACTTCTGCTGCGGCTGTTGAGGAAAAAGGGAGGGTGTTGCAGTCGCTAGTGGCGGGCGGTGCAGGTGGAGGCGGCGGAGGTAGAGTTTGCGGTGGAGGTGGCAGCGGCGGGTCACGTGACGGAGATGGACCGGATTCTCaagattcaaatagttggcatggaCATGAGAGTACGGAGGCTTATTACCAGAAAATGATCGAAGCCAATCCAGGAAATGGTCTCCTTCTGGCCAATTATGCCAGATTCTTGAAAGAG GTTAAGGGGGATTTAGAAAAAGCTGAGGAGTACTGCGGAAGAGCAATATTAGCAAATCCAAATGATGGTAATGTGTTGTCACTCTACGCTGATCTAATATGGCAAACCCAAAATGACGCAGGTCGTGCCCACACATACTTTGATCAAGCCGTGAAATCTGACCCTGATGACTG CTATGTGCTGGCCTCGTATGCTAGATTCCTGTGGGATGCTGAAGAAGAGGACGAGAACGAGGAAGAAGAGGTAAGCGAGGGAAGTAGGCAATTTGAAATTCAGAATGGAAATTCAGCAGCAACCCAGAACTACTTTGGTGCACCATCTCATCGACCTCCCTTGACTGCTGCTTCTTAG